In Bacteroidales bacterium, a single genomic region encodes these proteins:
- a CDS encoding ABC transporter permease, producing the protein MIFLSHSPGGKSMNKLLKFNQLWQLIIALFREIIREPGVLFWGILFPILMSAGLGLAFTKKADVTRKIAVISSSEKPGSLSESQIVNDFLTGCEKNPEAKSGDWLWKYTIADKKLGNSIFLFYSLPWDEAMMLLKRGTINVLLSGKNDSVEYHFDPMNSDAELTYLKISSKIGRGNIEEIKTNSEIRPLTVTGTRYIDFLVPGLITMGVMMSCMWGISYGIIEKRSKKLLRRLVATPMKKSHFLIALITVRIIMNLIESAVLLIFALFAFKMTVQGDLTALILLYLAGNIAFAGLAVLISSHTSNTEVGNGLINFVVMPMMVLSGIFFSYQNFPDWSLGVIRNLPLTMLTDGVRSIFNEGAGYPQVALPIVILTSIGVIFFAVGLKIFKWH; encoded by the coding sequence ATGATCTTTTTGTCTCACTCACCGGGAGGAAAATCAATGAATAAGTTGCTTAAATTCAACCAGCTCTGGCAACTGATAATTGCATTGTTCCGTGAGATAATACGTGAACCGGGGGTGCTTTTCTGGGGAATACTCTTCCCTATTCTTATGTCGGCCGGTCTCGGACTGGCATTCACAAAAAAAGCTGATGTAACCAGGAAGATTGCAGTTATCTCCTCATCTGAAAAACCCGGATCTCTTTCTGAAAGCCAAATAGTTAATGATTTCCTGACTGGTTGTGAGAAAAATCCGGAAGCAAAATCAGGTGATTGGCTCTGGAAATATACAATCGCTGATAAAAAACTGGGAAATTCGATATTTCTTTTTTATAGTTTACCATGGGACGAAGCAATGATGTTGCTTAAGAGAGGGACTATCAATGTGCTTCTGTCGGGGAAAAATGATTCTGTTGAATACCATTTCGACCCTATGAACTCAGATGCTGAACTTACTTATCTCAAAATAAGCAGTAAAATCGGAAGAGGGAATATAGAAGAGATTAAGACTAATTCAGAGATCAGACCACTTACTGTTACCGGAACCAGGTATATTGATTTTCTTGTTCCGGGACTTATAACAATGGGTGTTATGATGTCGTGCATGTGGGGCATTAGTTATGGCATTATCGAAAAAAGGTCAAAAAAACTTCTTCGCCGGCTTGTAGCAACACCAATGAAAAAATCACATTTTCTTATTGCTCTTATAACAGTAAGAATAATAATGAATCTTATCGAATCAGCTGTGCTTCTGATATTTGCTCTTTTTGCTTTTAAGATGACAGTGCAGGGCGATCTAACAGCGCTTATACTGCTATATCTTGCAGGAAATATTGCATTTGCAGGATTGGCTGTACTTATATCATCGCATACCTCCAACACAGAAGTTGGTAACGGCCTCATCAATTTTGTTGTAATGCCTATGATGGTTTTATCCGGAATATTCTTCAGCTACCAGAATTTTCCCGACTGGAGTCTCGGGGTTATCAGAAACCTTCCGCTTACGATGCTTACTGATGGTGTCAGAAGCATTTTCAATGAGGGAGCAGGTTATCCTCAGGTTGCCTTGCCGATTGTAATCCTTACATCTATCGGTGTTATCTTTTTCGCCGTCG
- a CDS encoding ABC transporter ATP-binding protein, which yields MNNELVIEVRGVWKSFKTVQAVKGINLKIPKGQFVGLLGPNGAGKTTLVEMIEGIQKPDKGEITIMGRGWKGNEEELRNIIGLSLQETRFIDKLRVTETLQLFASFFNLGKERINEIIDIVGLEEKRKSYVVNLSGGQRQRLAIGIALINKPAILLLDEPTTGLDPNARREIWEILRSLKEKSETSMILTTHYMEEAENLCDYIVIMDNGVILKEGTLQQLLESVTIAPKPPEVPRTTLDDLFVSLTGRKINE from the coding sequence TCCAGGCGGTAAAAGGTATTAACCTTAAAATCCCGAAAGGGCAATTTGTGGGACTTCTCGGACCCAATGGTGCCGGCAAAACTACTCTTGTTGAGATGATTGAAGGTATTCAGAAACCCGACAAAGGTGAGATTACTATAATGGGCAGGGGATGGAAGGGAAATGAAGAGGAACTCAGGAATATAATCGGCCTTTCGCTCCAGGAAACAAGATTCATTGATAAGCTGAGAGTAACGGAAACATTACAGCTGTTTGCAAGTTTCTTTAATCTTGGAAAAGAAAGAATAAATGAGATAATAGACATAGTCGGACTGGAAGAGAAGAGAAAATCATATGTTGTTAACCTCTCAGGCGGTCAGAGGCAACGTCTTGCAATAGGAATTGCTCTCATTAATAAACCTGCAATTTTACTGCTTGATGAACCTACAACAGGACTTGATCCAAATGCCAGACGTGAAATATGGGAGATACTCAGGAGTCTGAAAGAGAAATCTGAAACATCGATGATCCTAACCACTCATTATATGGAGGAAGCAGAAAACCTCTGCGACTACATAGTAATAATGGATAACGGTGTAATATTAAAGGAGGGTACTTTGCAGCAACTGCTTGAATCAGTTACCATCGCACCTAAACCTCCTGAAGTTCCCCGCACAACGCTTGATGATCTTTTTGTCTCACTCACCGGGAGGAAAATCAATGAATAA